The window GATCACCCCAATGTGGCTGGGATAACCGTTTTGAGTTTAGGTTGCCAGCACTTGCAGGTGAATGATTTTGTTAAGTATCTTAAGGAACGTAATCCCTCCTTTGACAAACCCTTGTTGATCTTTGAACAGCAGCAAAGCAAGAGCGAGCCGGAACTGATAAAGGAGGCCATCCAGCAAACATTCATCCATCTTATTGAAGCCAATAAGATCGAAAGGGAAGATGCGCCATTGAGTGAATTGTGCGTTGGTATGAAATGCGGTGGCAGCGACGGTTTCAGTGGTATTTCTGCTAACCCGGCAGTAGGGCACTGCGCTGACCTGATCGTGGCATTGGGAGGTAAGGTCTTATTGGCTGAATTCCCTGAATTGTGCGGTGCGGAACAGGACCTTATCGACCGTTCGGTAGATGAACCAACCGCCAGGAAGTTCATGAAACTGATGAATGCGTATAATGACCTGGCGCATATGGTGGGATCTGGTTTCCATATGAATCCATCGCCAGGGAATATCAAGGACGGATTGATAACAGATGCCATCAAGAGTGCCGGGGCCTGCAAGAAAGGCGGCACCTCACCTGTGGCTGATGTTTTGGATTATACAGAGCCTGCTACTAAACCTGGCCTGAGCCTGGTTTGTACGCCAGGTAATGATGTGGAAGCGACAACCGGTAAGGCAGCCAGCGGGGCTACGCTGATCCTTTTTACCACCGGCCTGGGAACGCCAACCGGTAATCCCGTTTGCCCGGTGATCAAATTGTCCACCAACAGCAAACTGGCCAGGAGGATGGGTGATATCATTGATATCGATACTGGATCTATTATTGAAGGGACAAAAAGTATTGAAGAAGTTGGTGAAGAGATACTTGATTATGTGATCAGGGCCGCGAGTGGAGAAGTGATACCAAAGGCGGTGCTCCTGAACCAGGATGATTTCATACCCTGGAAACGGGGTGTTTCATTATAGCATTCGCGATTAATTCAAGAATAAACAAACTATG is drawn from Flavihumibacter rivuli and contains these coding sequences:
- a CDS encoding UxaA family hydrolase; protein product: MSQKVLKVHPSDNVLVALVDLKKGESVQWSNESFVLVDDIPAKHKFFTVSLKKGEKVTMYGVTVGTVQSAVDSGSCMTVENTRHAADSFDYRAKKYQWSPPDTSHFKDRTFKGYRRSDGRVGTANYWLFLPTVFCENRNLDVIREAMHNELGYTVTEQYKSFTRHLADAYRNGEDVSSFNEATSLAPVQSTRLFRNIDGIKFLNHAGGCGGTRQDAETLGRLLAAYADHPNVAGITVLSLGCQHLQVNDFVKYLKERNPSFDKPLLIFEQQQSKSEPELIKEAIQQTFIHLIEANKIEREDAPLSELCVGMKCGGSDGFSGISANPAVGHCADLIVALGGKVLLAEFPELCGAEQDLIDRSVDEPTARKFMKLMNAYNDLAHMVGSGFHMNPSPGNIKDGLITDAIKSAGACKKGGTSPVADVLDYTEPATKPGLSLVCTPGNDVEATTGKAASGATLILFTTGLGTPTGNPVCPVIKLSTNSKLARRMGDIIDIDTGSIIEGTKSIEEVGEEILDYVIRAASGEVIPKAVLLNQDDFIPWKRGVSL